One genomic window of Tatumella citrea includes the following:
- a CDS encoding cupin yields the protein MSVDSRRDFLRVISGIALTTPLLLSAAARGETVSRITPEHFRLSANGWVPNNPNLPVLLYRQVLPLSDDITQHSESAFQQHGWPPQWVAGVFNFHHYHSTAHEVLGFVGGEAKLMLGGPGGKTVTVHAGDVALLPAGTGHCNLGSSDDFLVVGAYPPDQHWDICRSAPTQAMQKSIDTLAYPHQDPVSGQAQPLMTLWDARA from the coding sequence ATGTCTGTTGATTCCCGCCGGGATTTTTTGCGTGTGATAAGCGGAATTGCGCTAACCACACCGTTACTGTTATCTGCGGCTGCCCGTGGAGAAACAGTGTCCCGCATAACTCCGGAACATTTCAGATTATCCGCAAATGGCTGGGTGCCCAATAACCCAAATCTGCCGGTACTACTTTATCGCCAGGTTTTGCCATTATCCGACGATATTACCCAACATTCAGAAAGTGCGTTTCAGCAGCATGGCTGGCCGCCTCAATGGGTGGCCGGGGTATTCAATTTTCACCACTATCACAGTACTGCACATGAAGTACTGGGGTTTGTTGGCGGTGAAGCCAAACTTATGCTCGGTGGGCCGGGAGGCAAAACTGTCACGGTCCATGCCGGAGATGTAGCACTGCTGCCGGCCGGTACCGGCCATTGCAATCTTGGCAGTAGCGATGACTTTCTGGTCGTCGGGGCCTACCCGCCGGACCAGCACTGGGATATTTGTCGTTCTGCACCCACACAAGCGATGCAGAAAAGCATTGATACTCTGGCGTATCCGCATCAGGACCCTGTGAGTGGTCAGGCACAGCCATTAATGACGTTGTGGGATGCCCGGGCATAA
- a CDS encoding NADPH-dependent F420 reductase: MTGFRRWLLGGLMLAGAVTAHAESLPAIGIIGAGQMGGTLATLWSKAGYPVIISSRHPEQLKDQVTQLGQQASAASPQQAAAKAKIVVLAVPYGALPSLAKSLGSELKGKVVLDVTNPYPGRDGNVAEQALSKGVGLYSSGLFPEARLVRGFNSIAAATLNSEAHRSGEKLAVPLAGDDPQALKEVSSLVSAAGFDPLVVGGLDKARLFQPGSSLFLSSLTRQQLQQQFQQQ; encoded by the coding sequence GTGACTGGATTCAGACGCTGGTTACTTGGGGGGCTAATGCTGGCCGGAGCTGTTACTGCACATGCAGAATCATTACCTGCCATCGGTATTATTGGTGCCGGTCAGATGGGCGGCACGCTGGCAACACTTTGGAGTAAAGCCGGTTACCCGGTGATTATATCTTCACGCCACCCGGAACAGCTCAAAGATCAGGTGACACAACTTGGCCAGCAGGCCAGTGCGGCCAGCCCACAACAGGCGGCTGCAAAAGCGAAAATTGTTGTACTGGCAGTTCCCTACGGCGCACTGCCATCGCTGGCTAAGTCGCTGGGAAGTGAACTGAAAGGAAAAGTGGTGCTGGATGTGACCAATCCTTATCCGGGCAGAGATGGTAACGTCGCAGAACAGGCCCTCAGTAAAGGGGTAGGGCTTTACAGTAGCGGGCTGTTTCCTGAAGCAAGACTGGTGCGTGGCTTTAATTCGATTGCTGCCGCGACACTGAATTCAGAAGCTCACCGTTCAGGGGAAAAATTGGCTGTACCACTGGCCGGGGACGATCCGCAGGCACTGAAGGAAGTTTCATCGTTAGTGAGCGCTGCCGGATTTGACCCGCTGGTGGTCGGTGGCCTGGATAAAGCACGGTTATTTCAGCCGGGGAGCTCACTGTTCCTGAGCAGTCTGACCCGTCAGCAGTTGCAACAGCAGTTCCAGCAACAATAA
- a CDS encoding cytochrome c, producing MKRFSRVKLTLLGLLCGGLTSLAANAADIDQALLQQGEQVATASDCQACHTAPGSKTAFSGGYAIASPMGAIYSTNITPDPATGIGKYTEQQFIEAVRHGVRADGAQLYPAMPYTSYRMMTDSDIHALYYYFMHGVKPVDQQNTETQLSFPFNMRFSMKFWNLLYADTKTFQQDPQKSAEWNRGNYLVNGLAHCDTCHTPRGFMMNEQTDQPLAGAPLGSWYAPNITSDKVSGIGGWSNDEIVQYLKTGRAAGKNQAAGGMAEAVEHSLQYLPDSDLQAIATYLKQTTPIRTPGETQAAYSYGSSSTNVDDQVRGMAPNNARDSLTSGAALFSGSCASCHQPDGAGSKNQTYPSLFNNTATGMIHPQNLIATILFGVQRNTKDHQVLMPGFGASTSYVDSLTDQQIADISNYVLHNYGNPAVTVKAGDVAWVRKGGHPPALVALQPYMIPAIAVGVIIIILLLVAFRLRRSRRKS from the coding sequence ATGAAACGATTCTCGCGGGTAAAGCTTACCTTACTGGGGTTGTTGTGCGGCGGTCTGACTTCACTGGCGGCAAATGCAGCTGACATTGACCAGGCGCTATTGCAACAAGGTGAACAGGTGGCAACAGCCTCTGACTGTCAGGCTTGTCACACCGCACCAGGCAGTAAAACCGCATTCAGTGGTGGTTATGCAATTGCTTCTCCGATGGGAGCAATATATTCAACCAACATCACTCCGGATCCGGCAACAGGTATCGGCAAATACACCGAGCAGCAGTTTATCGAGGCGGTTCGTCATGGTGTTCGGGCCGATGGTGCCCAACTGTATCCGGCCATGCCTTATACTTCGTACCGGATGATGACTGACAGTGACATCCATGCGCTGTATTACTACTTTATGCATGGTGTGAAACCGGTCGACCAGCAGAATACAGAAACTCAGCTCTCCTTCCCGTTCAACATGCGTTTTAGCATGAAGTTCTGGAATCTGCTCTATGCCGACACTAAGACTTTCCAACAGGATCCGCAAAAGAGCGCGGAATGGAATCGCGGAAATTATCTGGTCAATGGCCTTGCGCACTGTGACACCTGTCATACACCACGTGGCTTTATGATGAATGAACAGACCGACCAGCCGCTGGCAGGTGCTCCTCTGGGAAGCTGGTATGCACCGAACATTACTTCAGATAAGGTCAGTGGTATTGGCGGCTGGAGTAACGATGAGATAGTTCAGTACCTGAAAACTGGCCGTGCAGCAGGTAAAAACCAGGCGGCTGGCGGGATGGCAGAAGCCGTGGAACACAGTCTGCAATATCTGCCGGACAGTGATTTACAGGCTATTGCCACTTATCTGAAGCAAACCACACCGATCCGCACCCCGGGCGAGACTCAGGCGGCATACAGCTATGGCTCGTCTTCGACCAATGTTGATGATCAGGTCCGTGGAATGGCACCAAATAATGCCCGTGACTCATTAACCAGCGGAGCTGCTTTATTCAGCGGAAGCTGTGCCAGCTGTCACCAGCCAGACGGTGCAGGAAGCAAGAATCAGACTTATCCTTCGCTGTTCAATAACACGGCGACCGGCATGATTCACCCGCAAAACCTGATTGCAACTATCCTGTTTGGTGTCCAACGTAACACTAAAGACCATCAGGTGCTGATGCCAGGTTTCGGTGCTTCAACCTCCTATGTGGATAGCCTGACCGATCAACAGATTGCGGATATCAGTAACTATGTACTGCATAATTACGGTAATCCTGCGGTTACAGTGAAAGCAGGCGATGTGGCGTGGGTTCGTAAAGGCGGGCATCCGCCGGCACTGGTTGCGCTGCAGCCTTATATGATTCCGGCAATTGCGGTCGGGGTCATTATCATTATCCTGCTGCTGGTAGCATTCAGACTTCGTCGTAGCCGACGCAAAAGTTAG
- a CDS encoding GMC family oxidoreductase: MKKPEFTPGGDASADIVIVGSGIVGGLIADRLVSQGYSVLILEAGLRISRAQAVENWRNMPFANRAGSDFQGLYPQSPLAPAPLYFPPNNYVNVTGPSAGSFQQGYLRTVGGTTWHWAASCWRHHPSDFVMKSKYGVGRDWPISYDEMEPWYCEAEYEIGVAGPSDPSMQSPSERSRPYPMDMVPFAHGDTYFASVVNPHGYNLVPIPQGRSTRPWEGRPVCCGNNNCQPICPIGAMYNGIHHIERAESKGAVVLAESVVYKIDTDDNNRVTAVHWLDNQGASHKATGKAFALACNGIETPRLLLQAANKANPTGIANSSDMVGRNMMDHSGFHCSFLTEEPVWLGRGPAQSSCMVGPRDGAFRSEYSANKMILNNISRVVPATKQALAKGLVGKALDEEIRYRSIHGVDLSISLEPLPDPENRLTLSKTRKDPHGLACPDIHYDVGDYVRKGATAAHEQLQHIGSLFNGKEFNITTALNANNHIMGGTIMGKSAKDAVVDGNCRTFDHENLWLPGGGAIPSASVVNSTLSMAALGLKAAHDISLRMKEFA, from the coding sequence ATGAAAAAACCAGAATTTACTCCGGGTGGCGATGCCTCCGCGGATATTGTTATTGTGGGCTCCGGTATTGTTGGTGGACTGATTGCAGACAGACTGGTCAGTCAGGGATATTCCGTACTGATACTTGAAGCAGGGTTACGAATCAGCCGTGCACAGGCAGTAGAAAACTGGCGTAATATGCCGTTTGCTAACCGTGCCGGTTCAGATTTTCAGGGCTTATATCCGCAGTCACCACTGGCGCCTGCCCCGCTCTATTTTCCGCCGAACAACTATGTCAATGTCACCGGACCAAGCGCCGGCAGCTTCCAGCAAGGCTATCTGCGAACTGTCGGAGGCACCACCTGGCACTGGGCGGCTTCCTGCTGGCGCCACCATCCAAGTGACTTTGTGATGAAAAGCAAATACGGTGTCGGCCGCGACTGGCCTATCTCTTATGACGAGATGGAGCCATGGTATTGTGAAGCCGAATATGAAATTGGTGTGGCCGGCCCGAGCGACCCGTCCATGCAGTCACCGAGTGAACGTAGCCGTCCTTATCCGATGGATATGGTGCCATTTGCTCACGGTGATACTTATTTTGCCAGCGTGGTTAACCCGCATGGTTATAACCTGGTGCCAATCCCGCAGGGTCGTAGTACCCGTCCGTGGGAAGGACGCCCGGTTTGCTGCGGTAACAATAACTGCCAGCCTATCTGCCCAATCGGTGCAATGTATAACGGTATCCACCATATAGAGCGTGCTGAAAGCAAAGGTGCGGTGGTTCTGGCAGAATCAGTGGTCTACAAGATTGATACTGATGATAATAACCGTGTTACTGCGGTGCACTGGCTGGACAACCAGGGCGCATCACACAAAGCGACCGGTAAAGCGTTCGCACTGGCCTGTAACGGGATTGAAACCCCGCGTCTGCTATTACAAGCAGCCAATAAGGCTAACCCGACCGGGATTGCCAACAGCTCAGACATGGTTGGCCGTAACATGATGGACCACTCCGGCTTCCATTGCAGCTTCCTGACCGAAGAGCCTGTGTGGCTGGGTCGTGGCCCGGCTCAGAGTAGCTGTATGGTCGGCCCGCGTGACGGTGCCTTCCGTAGCGAATATTCGGCTAACAAAATGATCCTGAATAATATTTCACGGGTTGTTCCAGCCACCAAACAGGCTCTGGCTAAAGGACTGGTCGGCAAAGCTCTGGACGAAGAGATTCGTTATCGTTCTATTCATGGTGTCGATCTTTCCATCAGTCTGGAACCGTTACCAGACCCGGAAAACCGTCTGACTCTCAGCAAGACTCGTAAAGATCCACATGGCCTGGCCTGTCCGGATATTCATTACGACGTGGGAGATTATGTGCGTAAAGGGGCGACTGCGGCTCATGAACAACTGCAACACATCGGTTCTCTGTTTAATGGTAAAGAGTTCAATATCACGACTGCCCTGAACGCCAATAACCACATTATGGGCGGAACCATCATGGGTAAAAGCGCCAAAGATGCCGTGGTCGATGGTAACTGCCGGACCTTTGACCATGAGAATTTATGGTTGCCTGGCGGCGGAGCCATTCCTTCAGCCAGTGTGGTGAACAGTACTCTGAGCATGGCAGCACTGGGCCTGAAAGCTGCACACGATATTTCTCTGCGCATGAAGGAGTTCGCATGA
- a CDS encoding sugar dehydrogenase complex small subunit — protein sequence MKQIFEQSHTDLPENGTGSSRRGFIKSALVLTASGLVASLPLRSFASSVVHGGDTTQDFISVSQAITEHKHINPQLAAHFLSAFIKRDNQFSSKITRLAQLYQTGDTAIVFKNKAVAAGLGDFLQQILTAWYTGTIGDDYKGTLVAYKEALMYDTVSDGLVVPTYCGNGPLWWTVPVPDPLDPELINNL from the coding sequence ATGAAGCAAATATTTGAGCAAAGTCATACCGATCTACCGGAAAATGGAACCGGTTCCAGTCGCAGAGGATTTATTAAGTCCGCTCTGGTATTAACTGCCAGTGGTCTGGTCGCGTCTCTGCCATTGCGTAGTTTCGCCAGCAGTGTGGTTCATGGTGGCGATACCACTCAGGACTTTATCAGTGTTTCGCAGGCAATCACCGAACACAAACATATCAACCCACAGTTAGCCGCTCATTTCCTGAGTGCGTTTATCAAAAGGGATAATCAGTTCAGCAGCAAAATTACCCGACTTGCGCAGCTCTACCAGACGGGTGATACAGCTATTGTATTTAAAAACAAAGCGGTAGCCGCCGGGCTTGGCGATTTTCTGCAGCAGATCCTGACCGCCTGGTATACCGGAACGATTGGTGATGACTACAAAGGCACTCTGGTCGCTTACAAAGAAGCGCTGATGTACGACACCGTGAGCGATGGCTTAGTGGTCCCGACCTATTGCGGCAATGGCCCGCTTTGGTGGACAGTGCCGGTCCCCGACCCACTCGATCCTGAACTGATCAACAACCTGTAA
- a CDS encoding ABC transporter ATP-binding protein — protein MSLPDYAKPDSQVSVRGLCKSFAGQPLYQNFNLDLPRGKIISVFGPNGCGKSTLMNMIAGLMPMDSGQVLFDGKTLAETRIGYVFQNYRDALFPWMTSWKNIAYPLIRHGYSKAQVKARVDELAALFDIRFDLQRYPYELSGGQQQTVCIMRALAISPEVLFLDEPFSALDFEMTLFIRDKLQQVQMATGITMFIVSHDLEDAVFLADEILLLTRRPTRIAEIVPFSLARPRTAEAMSDPEFIRVKAHTLQVFKREMAAL, from the coding sequence ATGAGTCTGCCTGATTATGCAAAACCCGATTCACAGGTCTCGGTTCGTGGACTGTGTAAAAGCTTTGCCGGACAGCCGCTGTACCAGAACTTTAATCTGGACCTGCCGCGCGGGAAAATCATTTCAGTCTTCGGACCAAATGGCTGCGGCAAATCGACGCTGATGAATATGATTGCCGGGCTGATGCCAATGGACAGCGGTCAGGTTCTTTTTGACGGCAAGACCCTGGCGGAAACCCGTATTGGTTACGTTTTTCAGAATTACCGCGATGCATTATTCCCGTGGATGACCAGCTGGAAAAACATCGCCTATCCGTTAATTCGTCATGGATACAGCAAAGCTCAGGTAAAAGCCCGTGTTGATGAACTGGCGGCATTGTTTGATATTCGCTTCGATTTACAACGCTATCCGTATGAATTGTCCGGCGGTCAGCAGCAAACGGTTTGTATCATGCGCGCGCTGGCTATCTCTCCGGAAGTACTGTTCCTCGATGAACCCTTCTCTGCGCTGGACTTTGAGATGACGCTGTTCATCCGGGATAAGTTACAACAGGTACAGATGGCTACCGGTATCACCATGTTTATTGTTTCTCATGATCTTGAAGATGCCGTTTTTCTCGCCGATGAAATTTTATTGCTGACGCGACGCCCCACCCGAATTGCGGAAATTGTGCCTTTCTCCTTAGCACGACCACGCACGGCTGAAGCTATGAGTGACCCGGAGTTTATTCGGGTAAAAGCTCACACTTTGCAGGTATTTAAACGGGAAATGGCAGCTTTGTAG
- a CDS encoding ABC transporter permease produces MTRFRAGTFLPLIGPVVLLLLWQTAVSARWLNPVLLPAPLETLSYLYHALISGSMNTDIAATLYRTLMAFVIAAAIGVPLGVVLGSSEKVYRSVEFLVDFFRSTPSSALIPLFMLIFGITDANKIAIAAFAAVLVILFNSAYGVMNARKTRIMAARVMGVSSWHVFKDVMLIESLPQTFVGLRTGVSMALVIVIVAEMFIGSETGLGHRIIDAQQLFNINDMYASILFTGAFGYLLNLAFLLIEKRFIHWSGKS; encoded by the coding sequence ATGACTCGTTTTCGTGCCGGAACATTTTTACCGCTGATTGGCCCGGTGGTGTTATTGCTGCTGTGGCAGACGGCCGTCAGTGCCCGCTGGTTAAACCCTGTGCTGTTGCCGGCACCGCTGGAGACACTCTCTTATCTCTATCATGCGTTAATCAGTGGCAGCATGAATACTGATATTGCAGCCACACTGTACCGAACCCTGATGGCATTTGTGATAGCTGCGGCCATTGGTGTTCCTCTCGGTGTGGTACTTGGCAGCAGCGAGAAAGTGTATCGCAGTGTTGAATTTCTGGTGGATTTCTTTCGATCTACCCCCTCTTCAGCACTTATCCCGTTATTTATGCTGATTTTCGGGATTACAGATGCCAACAAAATCGCGATTGCTGCCTTTGCTGCCGTGCTGGTGATCCTGTTTAACAGTGCCTACGGGGTGATGAATGCCCGTAAAACCCGAATCATGGCTGCACGGGTCATGGGGGTTTCCTCCTGGCATGTGTTCAAAGATGTAATGCTGATAGAAAGCCTGCCCCAGACCTTTGTCGGTCTGCGTACCGGGGTGTCAATGGCACTGGTGATAGTGATTGTCGCCGAAATGTTTATCGGCTCAGAAACCGGTCTGGGCCACCGGATTATTGATGCTCAACAGCTATTTAATATTAATGACATGTACGCATCTATCCTGTTCACCGGGGCTTTTGGCTATCTGCTGAACCTTGCGTTCTTACTGATTGAGAAACGCTTTATCCACTGGAGTGGGAAATCATGA
- a CDS encoding ABC transporter substrate-binding protein — MTRDKNNNYSAQRRRFLQLSGLALGGLALNPLTGISQAYAADDEILIGYWPIVGGLPLYAGIEKGIFKQAGLNVRAVKFASPQQVVESMLTGRIHGCANGTATGALGLGEISSPGLFKIICANPSNKNMVLDEFLIPANSTAKSIADLKGKKIASGPGIQNVTMAKIILEKNGFENPQVIELPVGQHAPSLAAGQIDGVYTLEPTGTVARVNHMGKILETGVISRYVLGDENAPWFGGAAALTSQFISSDASKAQAFIKAYGDAADFVTKNPVEARKYIAGYTSITPALVSEVPLPGFVMYPQLTGDNLQWFQKFYDVFTERKIFRQKVDVSSLIYRA, encoded by the coding sequence ATGACCCGCGATAAAAATAACAACTATTCTGCACAACGCCGTCGCTTTCTTCAGCTGTCAGGACTGGCCCTGGGCGGGCTCGCACTTAATCCGCTGACCGGAATCAGTCAGGCCTATGCAGCTGATGATGAAATACTGATTGGCTACTGGCCGATTGTTGGTGGCCTGCCACTGTATGCAGGGATTGAGAAAGGGATTTTTAAACAGGCCGGACTGAATGTCAGAGCCGTAAAATTCGCCAGCCCGCAGCAGGTCGTGGAATCGATGCTGACCGGAAGAATCCACGGTTGTGCCAACGGAACCGCGACAGGGGCGCTGGGATTGGGTGAAATCTCCAGTCCGGGACTGTTCAAAATCATCTGTGCAAATCCGTCCAATAAAAATATGGTTCTGGATGAGTTTCTTATCCCGGCCAACAGTACAGCCAAAAGCATTGCCGATCTGAAAGGCAAAAAAATTGCCAGTGGCCCGGGGATTCAGAATGTCACTATGGCTAAAATTATTCTCGAAAAAAATGGCTTTGAAAACCCACAGGTAATTGAATTGCCTGTAGGGCAACATGCGCCGTCACTGGCCGCAGGCCAGATTGACGGAGTCTATACGCTGGAGCCTACCGGGACTGTGGCACGGGTCAATCATATGGGGAAAATACTGGAAACCGGTGTGATCTCCCGCTACGTACTGGGAGATGAAAATGCCCCGTGGTTCGGTGGTGCTGCCGCGCTCACCAGCCAGTTCATCAGTTCAGATGCATCAAAAGCTCAGGCATTTATCAAAGCCTATGGAGATGCGGCTGATTTTGTCACTAAAAATCCGGTTGAAGCACGTAAATATATTGCCGGTTACACCAGCATCACTCCGGCGCTGGTCAGTGAAGTGCCGTTACCTGGTTTTGTGATGTATCCGCAGCTTACCGGGGATAATCTGCAATGGTTCCAGAAATTCTATGATGTATTCACAGAACGTAAGATTTTCCGTCAGAAAGTCGACGTCAGCAGCCTGATCTACCGCGCATAA
- a CDS encoding SulP family inorganic anion transporter, with the protein MTRESLAGVITALALIPEVISFSVVSGVAPQVSLIASVVICLTLSILGGRPAMVSAAAGSVALVIGPMVRLHGINYILPTVVLAGVLQIIFGLSGMTRMMRYIPRSVMTGFVNALGILIFAAQVPHVWGQSPIVWVFFAITLVVVLLLPRVFSAIPAPLVAIVLVTAITWGMGYSVPNVGDEGSMSGGLPGLTQLLVPLNMATLQIIWPTAVSVALVGMIETLLTAKLVDDLTDTPSSKLREATGLGIANILAGFYGGIAGCAMIGQTVVNVGLGKARSRVSTLVAGLVLLLLVSVLSKVLAHIPMVVLAAIMMVVAVKTLNWHSVHPQTLKRFPLSETVIMLATVAITVATGNLALGVVSGVLLAILWFARRLSHVIHADRQLSEDGRSVCYRVHGPLFFASSNDLYEHFNYADDPSEVTIDLSSAVIWDASTVAALDAIEQRYQRYHTRVTITGLNGRSKELHQRLSGNLD; encoded by the coding sequence ATGACCCGTGAGTCTCTGGCCGGGGTAATCACTGCTCTGGCACTGATTCCCGAAGTAATTTCATTTTCGGTAGTTTCCGGCGTTGCGCCACAGGTTAGCCTGATAGCCTCAGTGGTGATTTGTCTGACTCTCAGTATTCTTGGTGGTCGCCCTGCCATGGTCAGTGCTGCCGCAGGTTCGGTCGCGCTGGTTATTGGTCCAATGGTCAGGCTGCATGGAATTAACTATATTCTGCCGACGGTGGTGCTGGCGGGCGTTCTGCAGATAATCTTCGGCCTGTCCGGGATGACCCGCATGATGCGTTATATCCCACGTTCGGTAATGACCGGTTTTGTTAATGCCCTGGGAATACTGATTTTCGCGGCCCAGGTGCCCCATGTCTGGGGGCAATCCCCTATTGTCTGGGTGTTTTTTGCCATCACTCTGGTGGTGGTTCTGCTGTTACCCCGGGTGTTCAGCGCGATCCCTGCTCCGTTAGTGGCCATTGTGCTGGTCACGGCCATTACCTGGGGAATGGGTTATTCTGTCCCTAATGTAGGTGATGAAGGCTCTATGAGTGGCGGATTACCTGGCCTGACACAATTACTGGTACCACTGAACATGGCGACGTTGCAGATTATCTGGCCTACCGCCGTCAGTGTGGCACTGGTCGGAATGATAGAGACCTTGCTGACAGCCAAGTTAGTGGATGATCTGACCGATACCCCCTCTTCAAAGCTACGTGAAGCAACAGGCTTAGGTATTGCCAACATTCTTGCCGGATTCTATGGCGGAATTGCCGGTTGCGCCATGATTGGCCAGACCGTGGTGAACGTCGGGCTGGGGAAAGCAAGAAGCCGCGTATCTACCCTGGTTGCAGGTTTGGTCCTTTTACTACTGGTCAGTGTGCTTAGCAAAGTTCTGGCGCATATCCCGATGGTGGTACTGGCCGCCATTATGATGGTTGTGGCAGTGAAAACCCTGAACTGGCACAGCGTGCACCCGCAAACACTGAAACGCTTTCCGCTATCAGAAACAGTAATTATGCTGGCAACAGTCGCCATCACCGTCGCTACCGGTAATCTGGCGCTGGGAGTCGTCAGCGGAGTACTGCTGGCTATTCTGTGGTTTGCCCGCCGGCTGAGCCATGTAATTCATGCTGATCGTCAGTTGTCGGAAGATGGCAGATCAGTCTGTTATCGGGTTCACGGACCGCTGTTTTTTGCCAGCAGCAATGATCTGTACGAGCATTTCAATTATGCCGATGACCCTTCTGAAGTCACTATCGACCTCTCTTCCGCAGTGATCTGGGATGCATCCACAGTTGCCGCACTGGATGCTATTGAACAGCGCTACCAGCGTTATCATACCAGAGTCACGATTACCGGATTAAACGGACGTAGTAAGGAACTTCATCAGCGTCTGAGTGGCAATCTTGACTGA
- the mdoC gene encoding glucans biosynthesis protein MdoC: MVNAKPQREYFLDSIRAALMLLGVPFHVSLIYSSQKWTVNSPVDSLWLTLFNEFIHSFRMQVFFVISGYFSYMLYLRYQPLRWLKVRMERVGIPFLAAIPLITLPQFFMLKNLSDKFPDWPQLTLYQRYNTLVWELISHLWFLLVLLLLTASGMLLFSMVKNHQQRLSTLKMSWPRVFLALAACIAAWGILRRLLLWQLPGLLGDGLFNIAVMQSLFYLPFFLLGAIAWTNPEAKALFVRPHPPIWIGAVLVFIAYHLNQQYSSGDGWLYELDAFISMAMGLCMLNICFSFGHRFLNSSSATVMYLVNASLFIYLVHHPLTLMFGLFLMPYIHSDTLGFFIGLFCVFGISFMLYEIHLRIPLLRFLFSGKPAKS; encoded by the coding sequence ATGGTTAATGCAAAACCCCAGCGGGAGTATTTTCTGGATTCTATCAGGGCCGCGCTGATGCTACTCGGTGTCCCCTTCCATGTATCACTGATCTACTCCAGCCAGAAGTGGACGGTCAACAGCCCGGTGGATTCTTTGTGGCTGACCTTGTTTAACGAATTTATTCACTCTTTCCGGATGCAGGTGTTTTTTGTTATTTCCGGTTATTTTTCATACATGCTGTACTTGCGTTATCAGCCATTACGCTGGCTCAAAGTCAGAATGGAACGTGTCGGCATCCCTTTTCTGGCGGCCATCCCACTGATTACCCTGCCACAATTCTTTATGCTAAAGAATTTGTCCGACAAATTTCCTGACTGGCCACAACTTACGCTCTATCAACGCTATAACACTCTGGTGTGGGAACTGATTTCACACCTGTGGTTTTTACTGGTATTGCTGCTGCTGACAGCCTCAGGAATGCTGTTATTCTCCATGGTCAAAAACCACCAGCAGCGACTCAGTACACTGAAGATGAGCTGGCCGCGGGTGTTCCTGGCACTGGCGGCCTGTATTGCTGCGTGGGGAATATTGCGTCGGCTGCTGCTGTGGCAGTTGCCTGGTCTGCTCGGAGACGGGCTGTTTAATATTGCTGTTATGCAATCGCTATTCTATCTGCCGTTCTTTCTGCTTGGGGCGATTGCCTGGACCAACCCGGAGGCCAAAGCGCTGTTTGTTCGTCCACACCCGCCCATCTGGATTGGCGCCGTACTGGTGTTTATTGCCTATCACCTGAATCAGCAATACAGTTCTGGCGATGGCTGGCTCTATGAACTGGATGCATTTATCTCTATGGCGATGGGGCTGTGTATGCTGAATATCTGTTTCAGCTTCGGCCACCGGTTTCTTAACAGTTCCTCTGCCACAGTGATGTATCTGGTGAATGCTTCCCTGTTTATCTACCTGGTACACCATCCGCTGACTCTGATGTTTGGTCTGTTTCTGATGCCCTATATCCATAGTGACACACTGGGATTCTTTATCGGGTTGTTCTGCGTGTTTGGTATCTCTTTTATGCTGTATGAAATCCATTTGCGCATTCCGCTGTTACGCTTCCTGTTTTCGGGTAAGCCTGCCAAATCTTAG